The Neovison vison isolate M4711 chromosome 10, ASM_NN_V1, whole genome shotgun sequence genome has a segment encoding these proteins:
- the MDM4 gene encoding protein Mdm4 isoform X1, whose protein sequence is MTSLSTSAQCSTSDSACRISPEQTNQVRPKQPLLKILQAAGAQGEMFTVKEVMHYLGQYIMVKKLYDQREQHMVYCGGDLLGELLGRQSFSVKDPSPLYDMLRKNLITLASATTDAAQTLALAQDHSMDIPSQDQLKQSAEESSNYRKRTEEGNIPALPTSHHKCRSSREDEDFIKNLTQDETSKLDLGFEEWDVAGLPWWFLGNLRSNYTPRSNGSTDLQTNQDIGTAIVSDTTDDLWFLNESVSEQFGVGIKVEAADTEETSEEVGKVRDKKVLEAGKNDDLEDSKSLSDDTDVEVTSEDEWQCTECKKFNSPSKRYCFRCWALRKDWYSDCSKLTHSLSTSDITAIPAEKKENEGIDVPDCRRTISAPVVRPKDVCTKEEKNPRLFDPCNSVEFLDLAHSSESQETISSVGEQSDNLFEQRTDAENMEDCRNLLKPCSLCEKRPRDGNIIHGRTGHLVTCFHCARRLKKAGASCPICKKEIQLVIKVFIA, encoded by the exons AGGCAGCAGGTGCACAAGGAGAAATGTTCACCGTTAAAGAG GTCATGCATTATCTCGGCCAGTACATAATGGTGAAGAAGCTTTATGATCAGCGGGAGCAACATATGGTGTATTGTGGCGGAGATCTTTTAGGAGAACTGCTAGGACGTCAGAGCTTCTCCGTGAAAGATCCAAG CCCTCTCTATGATATGCTAAGAAAGAATCTTATCACTTTAGCCTCTGCTACTACAG ATGCTGCTCAGACTCTCGCTCTCGCACAGGATCACAGTATGGATATTCCAAGTCAAGACCAACTGAAG caaagtGCAGAAGAAAGTTCCAATTACAGGAAAAGAACGGAAGAAGGCAATATTCCTGCACTGCCTACCTCACATCATAAATGCAGAAGTTCTAGAGAAG ATGAAGACTTCATAAAAAACTTAACCCAAGATGAGACATCTAAGCTGGACCTTGGGTTTGAGGAGTGGGATGTAGCTGGGCTGCCTTGGTGGTTTTTAGGAAACCTGAGGAGCAACTATACACCTAGAAGTAATGGCTCGACTGATTTACAGACAAATCAG GATATAGGTACTGCCATTGTTTCAGACACCACAGATGACTTGTGGTTTTTGAATGAGTCTGTATCAGAGCAGTTTGGTGTGGGAATAAAAGTTGAAGCTGCAGACACTGAAGAAACAAGTGAAGAAGTAGGGAAAGTAAGAGACAAAAAG GTGCTTGAAGCGGGAAAAAATGATGACCTTGAGGACTCTAAGTCTCTAAGTGACGATACTGATGTAGAAGTTACCTCTGAG GATGAGTGGCAATGTACTGAGTGCAAGAAATTTAATTCTCCAAGCAAGAGGTACTGTTTTCGTTGCTGGGCGTTGAGGAAGGATTGGTATTCGGATTGTTCTAAGTTAACCCATTCTCTCTCCACGTCCGATATCACTGCCATACCtgctgaaaagaaggaaaatgaaggaatTGATGTCCCCGATTGCCGGAGAACCATATCAGCTCCAGTTGTGAGACCTAAAGATGTAtgtacaaaggaagaaaaaaaccccagacTTTTTGATCCTTGCAACTCGGTGGAATTCTTGGATTTGGCCCACAGTTCTGAAAGCCAAGAAACAATATCAAGCGTGGGAGAGCAATCCGATAACCTTTTTGAACAGAGAACAGATGCAGAAAACATGGAGGATTGTCGGAATCTCTTGAAGCCATGTAGTCTGTGTGAGAAGAGACCACGAGACGGGAACATTATTCATGGGAGGACAGGGCATCTTGTCACTTGTTTTCACTGTGCCAGAAGATTAAAGAAGGCTGGGGCTTCCTGCCCTATATGCAAGAAAGAGATTCAGTTGGTTATTAAGGTGTTCATAGCGTAG